Below is a genomic region from Taeniopygia guttata chromosome 7, bTaeGut7.mat, whole genome shotgun sequence.
TAGATTTGGCCCTGCAGGTAATCagtgggcagcagctgcccaaaGTGGCCAACAGCAAGGAGGGAGCCATCATTGACCCACTGGTGCGTGTGGAGATCTATGGGGTCCCCGCGGACCAGGCGCACCAGGAGACCAAGTACATCGAGAACAATGGTGAGACCCACAGCGGTACCAGGgcccctgctgtgcccaggcacaGTCCCTGCTGTCCTGCACTCTCTCAGCACCTGCTCTCTCTTCCCAGGGTTTAACCCCTGCTGGGATGAGACACTGCAGTTTCAGCTCCACGTACCTGAGCTGGCCCTCGTTCGCTTTGTGGTGGAGGATTATGACAAGACTTCCAGGAATGACTTTGTGGGTCAGTTCACCCTAGCATTTGCCAACATCAAACCTGGTGAGTGGCTGCTACCCAGTGGTTTTGGGCACCCAGAACAGCCCTGCAAGCATGTCTGGGACTCAGCTGGATACTAAAGAGGAGGGTGGGATTCCAGTTAGCCAGAACCTTGCTGTCCTTCCTGCAGGATATCGGCACATCCATCTCCTCTCAAAGGATGGCACCAGCATCCCACCCTCTTCGCTCTTTGTCCACATCCGCATCACTGAGCCacctggccctgagcaggacTGAGCTCGTGCGGTGAGCAGCACCCAGATGGAAGCCATAGAGCCAGCACCAAGTAGCTGGGGCCACAGAGCCAACCACCTTGCCCTCTTGTTGAGCTGTTTCTGTCATCCCTGTGTCATTGTTGCTGCTGTGATTCCCTTTGCAGTAGCTTCCGAGGGCTGGGAAAAAGCACTGACCTCCCCTTTCCAGGTTCAGGATGCTGCTGCCCATGCATGAGTGTGGGGTCTATgccactgcagctccctgcacccTCCACAGGcaccctgccctggcccacgTTGACTGTGGGGAGGAAGCGAGATGGTgtgtggcccagctctgctgcaggggctggtCCCCTCCCAGTCAGGGGAgcaaggctggagctgagcaaaccccagggctgggcacggcTGGGAGTAGAGTTGGTCCTTACTGCCCCCTAACCCTGCAGAGCCTCATCACATCCCTTGGCCCCTACAGCCCCAAATTAACCCTTACCCCATCCTTTCTCTGTAAGCAACTTAATAAATTGTTCAGTGACAAACAGCTTCGGGTCCGGGTGCAATAGTGCTGGGGAGAGATGAAGAGCTGAGCTTGGGTTTGTGCTCCTTCCCTGTGGGCACCTGGCCCACTGTTCACACGGGAGTTCCAAGCAGCACAAAGAAACGGTATTAAAAGGAACTGAGCAATTCCTTTTATACAGTTGTGTATTTTACAACCCATATACATATATGCctgtatatacacacatacatctCTGCAGCACATCAGTGCCACCAGTGCATTAAAGCAGTTGGGATGCAGCCTCACTGTGATGTGCCATCGTTCTCTACGGGGcactctccttcctcctccatcctggGGGCCTCCTTGGCCTGGCTCTCCCTCTGCACACTGTGAAGGTGGACGGTGTGTGTGCTGGGGTCCTTTCCCACGCCCTGGCTAGGGTCAacagccctgtgctcagggtGATGCCTCTGGATGTGTTTGATGACCTGGAACTTCTGCTTGGCCTTGTAGGGGCAGTAGCGGCAGAAGAAGGGGTGCTCGTTGGTGTGGGTCAGGTAGTGGTGGCGCAGGCCAGCTGCCCAGCGGAAAGCCCGCCCGCAGGCGTTGCACACGTAGGGCTTCTCCTCGCTGTGCTTCTTCAGGTGAGTCTTGAGGAGAAAGTGCGTCTTGAAGGCCTTGCCACACTGCTCACAGATGAAGGAACGAGCCTCCTGGTGCCGCGTCTCCTTGTGCACCCGCAGGGCATCCGCGCGGTTGGTGCAGTACTCGCACTCATCGCAGCGGTACGGCTTCAGGCCTGTGGCGACAGGGAaggggatggcactgggatgggggcACCGTGCTCTCCAGTCCACGGATCTCTCCATCCCTGTAACAGAGCATAAGCCCCCAGGGACTTCCCCCTAATCCCAGCTTGTTAGCAGGCACACCAAGATCCCCATTTCCAAGGCACCAAATAGTGCCCGGGGTCTGTGGCACCCACACTTCCCTCCCACCTAAGAGCACTGCCCCCATCCCATTACCACAGGATAATGTGCTAATGCCCTAAATGTCCTCCTCTGTCTCTAGCTGGGCCACTGGCAGAAAAAGAAGCACGGAGCAGCCCCAACACCCCCCCCGGCGCTTGACAGCTTGTCCTCAGTGGGCAGCACTCACCCGTGTGCTTTGTCATGTGGTACTTGAGCTGGTTCACCCACTTGCATTTGTAGCCACAGTCAGGGCAGAGatatttcctctcctccttgtGGATCCGCATGTGATActgagcaggaggagagggtCAGGATGAGACCATGTCCCCAGCCCTCGGGATGTGCAGGGCTTTGGGGTGGCAGTGAGAGGCTCACAGACAGTTCTGACATCTCCAGCTGCATGGGACAAGGAGGGCTGTGTGCTTGCTTGGCAGTTTATGAGCAAGGGGAATCCGTACCAGGGTCGGGATGAGATTCCTCTACTGCTGAGGTGCTCTGGCTCAGCCTGTGGATGGCACAGGCTTTGCTCCCCAGTTTGATATGTAAGGCAGAGTCAAATGGAAAAGCCAACCCAACAGAGCTAAGCACATtgcacagcctgtcccagggGGCCCCAGgaggctccagcacagcctggccatTAAAAAAGTCAATACTTCTTTTAGCAAAACCAGACTATTTCTCCCTCCATTACCCTATGCCTCCATCAGCCACGCATTTCCTGTTCTAGGAAAAGCCCTTTACCATGCATCAAGATGCTAATCACCTACAGCAACGAGGGCAGGGTCACACTCTACTTCCAAGAAAGCTAGAGGTTTCCCTGCACTGTGTCTAACTGGCACCACAGAGTATGCTGAAGCCAGCAAGCAGCCAAACTTGGCTTTGAATGGTGCAAGGCTGCACCCAGAGAAAGCCAGAGATGTCAGCAAGAAAAGAAGTGAACTTAAGACTGCTGCCACCTTCTTGCTTTGTTAAAAGTCTCCCTTACCCTTAAAATGcaacagcagagaagaaatgtATTGTACTGACATGATTTTTATCTGCTTGACTCCTATTTCTGTTCAGTATGAGCCACTGAACACTGAGGATGAAACCACCCCTTAGGAACttcttccccaaatccctgtggcTGGATACCCCTCAAGCAATGTAGAAGGAGCAGGATACATTCCCAAGCAGAGCTCTTACCTTGAGACGTGAGGGGTCAGCGCAGGCATATTTACAGAGGTGGCACTTGTAAGGCTTCTCACCAGTGTGGATGCGGATGTGCCACGTGATCTTTTGCCTGTTCTTGGTGGTGTACTCACAGTCCGAGCACTTGTACACGCGGGTGCCCCCATGGCCCTTCATATGCTGATCAAACACAAGCTGGTGCTGGCAGGCAAAGTCACAGAAAGGGCAGTGCAGGGGTTTGTCCTGGGGGGCAGCCGGCTCATGGCTCTCCATGTAATGCCGCACCAGCTGCTGCCGCTCCTTGGCTGCAAAGCTGCACAGCTCACAGCGGTGGCTGAAATGCTGCGTCTTGTGCTCCTCCAGTGCCTCCCGGGTGGCAAAAGTCTCCTTGCAGGTGCTGCACTCCAGGTGTGGGTGCTGCTTCTGCACGTGGCACTTGAGCGTGGCCTCACTGTGACACACAAAGTCACAGCGTGGGCAGCTGTAGGAAACCTTCTCCTCGTGCCGTCGCAGGACGTGCTGCTTGAGGGCCGTCTCGGAACTGAAGCGAGCCTCACAGCGGGAGCAGCCGAAGTTGAGCTCGCCGTGGTGGCAGCTGTTGACGTGGCGGGTGATGTCATTCTGCAGGTAGCTGCTGTAGTCGCAGAGCGGGCAGAAATGGGTGGGCGTCTTCTCATGCACGCGCAGGCGGTGGATGCGCAGCTTGGAGTTGGTGCCGAAGGTCTGGCTGCAGATGCCGCAGGCGATGCGCCCCACGCCGGTGTGCAGGGACTGGTGGGCCTCCAGGCGGTAGCGTCGCGTGGTGCTGAACTCGCAGTAGCGGCACTTGTGTGGCTTCACCCCCTCGTGCTTGATGCGGATGTGCTGCCGCAGGCACCGGGCCTGCTTGCAGGTGAACTCGCACTGGCGGCACTGCAGCTGTGGCCGCTTGCTGTAATGCTTGCGGTGCAGCCTGCGGTGCAGCCGCAGGGCTTTGGCCACCTTGGAGGTGAaggggcaggaggtgcagcGAAACTCACCCAGGGTAACACAGCCCCTCTTCTTGTGAGTCTTCATGGCCCGTTCCTGGTGGCAGGTGAAGGGGCAGGTGGGGCAGGAGAAACGCCTCCTCTTGGGCAGGGTGGCTTTTGGTGGGGCTGCATCCAGTGGGAGCTCACTGGTCTGGTCTTTCTCAACACTGAGTGGGTCCCCCTCAGGGAGTTCGGTCCTTTGGGGTTCGTCCTCAGGATGCACGATGTGCTTTTCAGCACAATGGCTCTTGAGGGCCCGCCGGGAGCGGAAGGTTTCAGGGCACTGTGAGcaccagaactgctccaggTTCCGGCAGCCATCCTCCACGTGGGAGGTGATGGTGGTGACACGAGAGCACACAAAGGAGCAGGCATTGCAGTGCAGCTTTCCTCCCTCCAGTCGGTATTTCTCTGAGGGTTTCCCAGGCTGGgaggcaccagcagctccacctGGCTCAGTCCCACCCCCTTGCTGAGGAGGCTCCTCTGCCACCTCTGTGCTATCACCCAGTAGGGATTTCTCAGAGGCATGACAGCCTGATGTCTGTGCCCCAGTCAAAGGAATGCCTGCTGCTTGTGTTTTATCAGGTAGCAGTTCAGCTTCCCAAGGGCTCTCAGCATGCCCAGACTCCTCTGAGCCTCCCTTCTCGCTCTCTGCTGTTTCTGTACCATTATCACCAGGCTGGTCAGCAGGTTGGCACAGTCCAGGTGCCTCCTGATTGGTTGGTTTGAGGATCTTGTTCTTCAGAAGAACAGGGCATTTCTTTAGGAGGTGGGTGTTGAGTCCCCTCTGCTGCTTAAAGCTGGCACCACACTCACGGCACACGAGCGGGGCCCGGCGGCTCTGGCAGCTGGCTTTGGAGTGCAGGGACATGGATTTCTCCTTCCGTGTGATGTACGAACACTTCTCACACTTAAAGACCTGGCTCTCCGACTGCACCACCAGCATCTGCACCCTGCCCTCCAGCACCAGTGTCTCTGCCTGCTCTTTGTCCTGCTTCCGCAGAGCCTTCAGCTCTGACTCTGAGCCGCCCCTGGCATTGTCACCAGAGGTGGGCACATCCTCTGGGACAGGCAGGTGGCCCTGTTCAGGTGTCTTCAGCATGCTGAGCCAGGCCTCTGGCAGCTTGGCTTGGCTGGTCTCTCTCTCCTCAGTGTCTGCCATGACCTTGTGGTGGTCTGAGCATGACCCCTCAAGGTGGCCCATGTCCTGCTTTAGGGTGTCTTTTCCCTGGTTGTCTCCTGCTGCTATACTGCCCTTCACCACCTTGTCTTCCTGTACATCTACCTCTTCCTCAAAGTCTGGGATGTCTTCAAGTGTATTGCCACTGTCCTCCAAGCCAAGGCCATCCTGGGAGCCCAGCAACTCATAGGCTCCGGGAGGCTCCTTGCAGGACAGCATTTCCACACTCTCTGGCTGGGTCACACAGGCTTGTCCAGTCAAGTTCTCCAGGAGAGGGTCAGATGAGACATTCAGTGCCTCCAAGTGCAAGGTGCAGCTCTCTGCCACATCTTCAGAAACAGTGAGCTCAGTAGAGCCTGTGGCAGCATTTCCTCGCACACAGTCATCTTCCAGGGCATTGCCAACAATaggacagctctgctctccctcgCCTCTCTctgccttgctgctgctctccGGTGGAGCAGCATCCTGCTCAAGGAGGGGCATCATGAACACTTGCTGGTAGCTTTCTTCTCCCTGAGACTCCACCTGGGATGGTGTCTCCTTCATCCACTGCTCCTTGCCAGTGAGGGGGGAACTGGCATCCACATGCAGGGCTGCACTGACCTCATAGCCAAAGAGTGCCTCAGATGAGCTGATCTCCAGCTCCTTGCTGGCGTAATTTTCCAGCCAGTCCTTGTCACCAGGAACGTAGCCATGAATCTTGCGCTTATGGAAGAAGAGGCTTGTGTTACTGAAGGTGCAGTATGAACAGAGGGCACAGCGAAACTCCTTCTGCTTGGTGTGCTTGCAGTTCTCGTGGTTCAGCAGTGCCTGCTTGTACTTGGTCTGGTAGGTGCAATACTGGCACTGGAAGATAGGTACCTGGTAGTTCTGCGAATGCTTTGCCTGCATGTGCTTCTGCAGCTCGTACTTGCGCTTGCAGGCGAAGCCGCACACCTCGCAGATCAGACTTTTACCCTGGTGCCGCAGCTTGTGGCTGCTCAGCTGGTCAGCACGGTGACACCGGTACGAACACTGGTTACATTGGTACCTGCAGAGACAAGCAGAACTGGTCAGGCAGCACGAGGAATTGAGGCAGGCTGAGCTTCATCAGGCACGCTGAGCTCTCCTTCCCCATCCCAGACAAACAGGGAAGGGGTACTGTTTGGTTTGCCAGATCTGATCTTTGCCATCCAGACAGCTCTTACCAAAGGCAATTCCtacctgctgcagcccttggcactgctggtgcTTTACACTCTCAGCCTGAGGACTGGAGATAGATTCCCTGAGCATTGTGtcagacacacacactctcACACGTGCATGCCAACAGCAtttccagcatccctggaggcaGGCTAGACTCAAAGGAGGTGATAATTTGGCAGTCCTGAATATGGCCTTGACCCACAAACATCAGCAGAGCAATGAACCCAAGCTCAGAGTTGCACTTTGGAGGCAATATACCTCCTTGGTGGCACAGCAACACCAAAAATAGGTTTGTCTCCACAGTACCATGCTGTAAGttcaaaccccaaatttctcatGCACCAGAaagggcagggcaggtgtgAGAAAGTCTGGCACACCGTGCAGCCAGAAGCAGACCCCTGaagcaggatttggggagcccTGACTATGCTGCCAAGCCAGTGGAGCAGGGGGTCTTACCGGAGATCTCCAGTGTGCTTGCGCATGTGGACGTTCAGGTAATGCTTCCACTTGGTGATGTACCCGCACTCGGTGCACATGAAGTTCTTGTCATTGGAGTGGGTCAGCATGTGCTTGGACAGGTAGCTCACATCCCGGCACGTGAAGTTGCAGAGCTCACACTTGTGAGGTTTCTCTCCTACATGCAAGACACAAATGCCTTCAGCATGACAGCCAGATAAAGCAACATGGCAGGGAAACCAGCTCAGCAGGGAGAATGCAACAACTTCAGCCAAGTGATCCTGGGCTGGCAAAGCTGGTGGTGGGACCCAGGAGCTCTgacccagccctccctgcccacccagAGGCAGGACAAGACAccttccccatcccagctcagcttttgGGACTGCTACAGGGGACACCCACCAGTGTGCAACAGCATGTGCCGGATGAGCACCCGCTTGTGCGCTGTGGCGAAGGCACACTCGGTGCACTTGTGGATCTTCTCGTTGGCGTGCATCTTGCCCACATGGTCATGAAACTCCACAGGGTTGAAAGTGGCATAGGGGCAGAAACTGCACTGGAGCTGCTCGCTGCCCGGGTGGCCTTGCTTCTTGTGCTTGCGGAAAACATGCTTGTTGGAGCAGATGAAGTCACACTGCTGGCAGTGGAAGGCGTAGTGGGTTTTCCGGTGAGCCTCCATGGCCTCAGCCGTGCCGAAGAGCAGCGAGCAGGCATGGTACTTGCACTCCACTGCCTTGATGCCATGAGCATCCTTGAGGTGACGGACAAACTCCTTACGGTCCTCTGCACAGTAGTTACAGTCCCCGTGGAAGCAGCTCAGCCTCTTGGGCTCAGTTTTGTGAGTCTTCAAGTGCTCCTTGAGGGCCTGGCTGAGCCGAAACTTCTCCTCACAGACTGGGCAGGAGTAAACATCGGAGTAGAAGTTGGAGATGTCCTCATGCATGCTGGCCATGTGGCGGTTGAGAGCATTCTTCTCCACTGAGCTGTAGTGGCAGAGTGGGCAGCGATGAGCCTTCTCGCCTGTCTCCCGCATCATGTGGATTTTCAGCTTGCTTTTGCTGGTGAAGTACTTGTGGCAGTTGGGGCACTGCAGGCTGGGGTCAGGGAAGTGCAGGTGAAGGTGCTCTACCAGGTGGGTCCGCTTTTTGAAGCATCGCTTGCATTCGGGGCACATGTGGGTTTTGTAGAGGTACTCAGAGCCTTCTGCAATATCCCctgggggaaaaaggagggggagcAGTTAATAGGGAAAAGATGGAGAGCACAGGCAGATGTTCTGTCCCTGATCCAGTTGTGCCAGGATGAGGATTTATACACATGGGTAGTCACACAGCCATCACCTACTCAGAGAGACTGTACCCACTCCAAGCCACCAGCATGCTTCAGATGAGTTCTTTCCAACTCAGCACTGGCAATGCACAGCCTACATCAGGCCTGCCCCTGGTTCCCAAACCCAGGTAAGACCTTTGCCTAAACCTGGCAGGATGTGTAACAGGAAAAGAAGAGACATATTTGCTTGGGCAGTGGTTGGGGGAACAAGTGCACTGGTACATGCAGGAAATGTGAGGTCACCCACCAACCTGGGCCACATTTCCCTGCCAGCCTTAAAGATGTAGTGCTTGTTCACAaagcctgagctgctcctggtaAGGCCCTGCATCCTACCTTTGAAGCGCTGTGCCTGTGGCACTCCAACTTTTTTAGGAGCTGCCTTCCCATCCTCTTTGGCCTCGGCTTCGCAGAGGCTCTCACCATCTTCCTCTGGTGACTCCTCCCCACTGCTGTCTGAgtcctcttctccagctgatGCTTTCTGTCCCTTCAAGGAGCTGTCCCCAGTACCTCCAGGCTTTGCTGGCCTGGCTTCTGCTGTACTGGCTTTCCAGCCAGGGTGGGAATCACCTGGTTCCTCCGGCCCTTCTGATGCTGCTTCAGTGGGGAAAGACAAGAGATCATCATGTTCCATGCAAGAGAAAACCACCCTCATACACCCACACACACGCAGAAAAAACACCTGGCTGAGATGGAGGGCACAAACTGTGCTGCAAGGAGGCACAAACGCAGGGTTCCCTGCCCTCCAGCTTCACCCCGCCTCCTCCAGTTGTAACTGGGATGCACAGAcacagccaggctctgcagcacccacaggcCCCAACCCCTCACCCAGCCATACCTGATGGCAGGATGCAGCACTGGTCAAGGCTGTGGGGGTCGCCTGTTGTGGGCATCTCAGAAGGGGACTCTGTGGCGTGACCCTTCCTGTGCTGCCAGAAGAGCTTGGCGTTGGCTGTGACGAAGTCGCAGTGGCCGCAGTGGAAGGGGAAGTGTGTCCGGTGGTGCTGCTCCATGGCCTGGCGGCTGGGGAAGAGCAGCGGGCAGGCCCGGCAGGCGCAGGACACGGGGGAGGCCCCGTGCAGGTGGCACAGATGACTGCGCAGTTGCTTGCGGTCCTCTGTGGTGAAGTGGCAGCCCCCCTCgggacagggcagggctccCGATGGGGCACGGTGGGTCTTGAAGTGCTCCTTGAGTTGGCCAGGCTGCAAAAACGCCTCCTGGCAGACGGGGCATAGCAGGCACtcgggagcagagccctcctgtGTGCTGGCTCCGGGCAGCTCTGAGCCCCTGGGATCCCTCTGGCCCTCGCTGGCAGAAGCCAACAGTGCCCCTGGGAATTCCAGGTGCTCTTGtgggggcagcagcaggcactggtgctgggacagcagggaggcctctgagaagctgtggccacACCTCTCACAAAAGTACAGCTCCACCACTTTCACCAGAACCTCTGCAGAGAGCAAGGGATGAGCGTAAGAAGGAGCTTTTTAAAGACCCAGAGCTTGGGACTGGTGGTTCAGTTCCAGCTCTGGACAAGAAGAATAAATCCCTCTTGCCACAAATTACATTTTGGGAACCATATCCCCTATAAGAGGGGAAATACCACCATCCAGGTGGACATGATAACCAGTTCTGTCCCTCTGCACTTTGAAGCATGCAGAGATGAGAAACTGGCCTGGCCCCATTCCCGTTAGGATGTCCAGTGCCCACACCGGACCCACATGGGAAGCATGCTAGGGGGTAATAGTTTAGGTGGAGATCTCTGCCTGGTCCCTGCTGATAGCCTGGAGCAACCCCCTCATGCAGCATGCAACTCCCACACTCTCCCCATCCATATACCCAGCTGGTGCCAGGTCTGTGCTCAATGGGTAGCACCAGACACACGATGCAGGGTCAGAGATCTGAGGGCACCTGGGATAGGGACCCTGGCCAGACCTCTCTAGCTCTGCTGACTGCAGTGGGGTCCATTTTGCACTCCCTGCTCCCCATACCTGTGGCACTGGCCGTGCTGCTCAGTGTCACATTGCCAGCCACTGTCTCGATGAATATTTCCACATCGCTTCCTTCAGCGTGTGCCCCTTCCCCCGGCATCGATGCCTCTGTCAGCAGCAAGTCCTGGCTGGCAGCCAGCGGGGGTGTCCCAGCCAGACCAGCGCTGGCCACACCAGGGCTTCCCACGGCTCCCACTTCTCCCGgtgtgggcaggagcagctccgaGCACAGGGTCTCCATCTCCCTGCTGGCACCCTCTGATACAGTCACTGCTGCGCTCATTGCCACTGGGCACTTCCTTGGTGCTAGGCTGGATGACCTCTCAAtctgaaacagaagaagaaagcaCTTTAAATGAGGGACATCCCAGAGCCCAAGAGAATTTTGGGGAGCAGCCAGTCTCGAGGCAGGGTATTTCAACGCTGGCTCCTTTCTGCTGTGCCTCAAGCAGGCTGCTGGCAAGCCCTCTGTCACGGGATAAACAAGAGTGCAAGGACAGCTATACATTCTCCCCGAGCCTAACACCCAGGGCTTGCTCCCTGTGTCCAGCTGGGCCGGCCCCTGAGCCCACCCTCAGAGCCatgcccagcctccagccagcaggTGCCCCCACGAGtcccgccgggccgggctccccCCCCCGGCCCCTCGCCTTTCACACCCGGGCTGTGTCCggccctcccagcccctcaccccgggctgtccccggccCCTCGCCTTTCACAcccgggctgtccccggccctcccagcccctcaccccgggctgtccccggccctcccagcccctcaccccgggctgtccccggccctcccagcccctcaccccgGGCTGTTCCCGGCCCCTCGCCTTTCACCCCAGGCTGTCCCCGGCCTCTCGCCTTTCACCCCAGGCTGTCCCCGGGTGCCGCAGTCTCTCTCCCTTACGCAGGGCTGTCACCGAagcgccctcagcccgggctGTCCCCGCCGGCCCGGGTCGCGCTGCCCCGGCACATCTCGGCGGCGGTGCCGGGCGGCGAGAGCGCCGCCCTTTGTGCGTGCGCGCAGCCGccgtgcccggcccggcccggcggtgCGGCCGGAAGCGGCGCGGGCGGCAGCGGAAGCGGCGCGGTGCAGGTGAGCGGCGGCgccggccggagcggggccgggagcggcgcgggATCCTCCGGAGTGGCCggggctgtgcctctgctgcGGGGAAGGCCGGTGTGGATACGGGTCTTTTGCGGGGGAGGGTGGGGCCCCTGCAGGGGGAGGCTGCGGGACCCCGCCCGCGGGGTGCCCTGGTAAGGAGGAAGGTCACGCCTTATTCTAGTGGAGGTGGGGGTGTGTACCCGAGAGAGCGGAGCGTGGCTGTGCGTCTGGCGGGGAAGGCTCCCCCTCGATCCCAGTACACGACAGACCTGCGGAGGGAGGTGGAGAAGCTTCAGGCCCCCGGAGCATGCGGCTAATAATCTACACATGGAGGTGTGTCTTCTACCACCGTCGTGTGCCCGTTCTCGGCAGCAAAGACCCGGCTCTTGACTCAGCCTGGGCATGTGTTTCAGCTTTTTCAAACGATAAACCTTAAATAATTGCAGTGCTCATGATTTCTAGCTGTTCAAATAATAAAACCCTGTAAAACTCTGGCCTTGTTGTTTTTACTGAGGAAGCTACAGATGCTCCTGTGCTTCTTCAAGAGCCTCCTGACCCCCTCCTGCTTGGCTCACTCAGTGGCCTGCAGAGAGGGAGGATTCCTGCAGTCAGCAGGAACACTTGGTAATAAGCACAGATGTGGGAAATCCAAACGTGCCAGGCAGCCCTTCACCTTGAGGCCTGGCCATCATAAATGACAGGGAACTGTGGGCAATCTGTTTTGTTCCTTGCTACCATTCATTCTTTCCTCACAGGTTTGTTGCCAGAGTGCAGAAACAATGCTGTGGAAAGGAGCTGCCTAACCTCCCACAATGCCCTTTTCTGACTTTGTCTTAGCACTGAAGGACAACCCATATTTCGGGGCTGGGTTTGGCCTCGTCGGGGTGGGCACAGTCCTGGCAGCAGCCCGTAAGGGGGCCCAGTTTGGGCTGGTGGCTTTCAGGCGCCACTATATGATCACCTTGGAGGTGCCCAGCAAGGATAAGAGCTACCAGTGGCTGCTGAACTGGGtctcccaccatgccaagcatACGCAGCACCTCAGTGTTGAGACATCATACCTGCAGCACGAGAGCGGGCGTGTCAGCACCAAGTTCGACTTTATTCCCAGCCTCGGGAATCATTTCATCTGGTAAGGGAGGGTAGGGGAAAGCAGTTTGGGGGATTGATCCTCCCTTTTGCAAactggggcgggggggggggctgTAGAGACACTGGAGAGGGCCCTGCTTCCTCTCTGGGTCTGGGATAGAGCAGAAGATGACGAGTAGCAAGAGCAGCCTGTATTCAGCAGtgtgaaattatttccttacaTGAGATGTGTTCTTGAGGCATGAACCAGGTGAGGCACAGCTGAGTGGTGCTGGATCACTGTACACCCACCTGTCTTCCTGCCCCAGGTACCGCAGGAAGTGGATTCGCATCGAGCGCAGCCGGGAGACGCAGATGCTTGACCTGAACACAGGGACCCCCTGGGAGTCTGTCACCTTCACTGCACTGGGCACTGACCGGGAGATCTTCTTCAACATCCTTCAGGAAGGTCTGTAGGGCAACTATGTGGGGTCCTGCTGGGAACAACCTTCTCCCTAGAGGTCCTCTTCCCTGgcagctgtcccctctgcctCTCTCTGCAGCCCGGGAGCTggcgctgcagcagcaggaggggaagaCGATCATGTACACGGCCGTGGGAGCAGAGTGGCGTCAGTTCGGCTTCCCCCGCCGGCGGCGGCCCCTCAGCTCTGTGGTGCTGGAGGAAGGTGTGTCAGAGAGGCTGGTTCAGGACGTGAAGGAGTTCATCAGCAACCCCAAGTGGTACAGTGAAAGAGGCAAGGCTCTGGTGTGGTGTGCTCTGTACggggtggggtggggcaggATGCTCATGGTCCTTTCTGGAATTGGCTGTGGAGagatttttccctgctgtttaCCTTCCCCAGGTGTATCCTCTTTGTGTGCTCAGCACAGTACTACAGGAGGGAGGGATCACAGAGCAATCCAGGTGGTTATCCTAAAAGAACACTGTCTTTTTAGGGATCCCCTACCGAAGAGGTTACCTGCTTTATGGTCCTCCAGGATGTGGGAAAAGCAGCTTCATGTGAGTATTGTCAGCTCCCTGGTCTGGGCCACAGCAGTCTTGGATGAGAGGGTTTGGAATACGGGAGTGGGCTGTGCCTTATGTGTGGTGCCTAT
It encodes:
- the ZNF142 gene encoding zinc finger protein 142 isoform X4, translated to MSAAVTVSEGASREMETLCSELLLPTPGEVGAVGSPGVASAGLAGTPPLAASQDLLLTEASMPGEGAHAEGSDVEIFIETVAGNVTLSSTASATEVLVKVVELYFCERCGHSFSEASLLSQHQCLLLPPQEHLEFPGALLASASEGQRDPRGSELPGASTQEGSAPECLLCPVCQEAFLQPGQLKEHFKTHRAPSGALPCPEGGCHFTTEDRKQLRSHLCHLHGASPVSCACRACPLLFPSRQAMEQHHRTHFPFHCGHCDFVTANAKLFWQHRKGHATESPSEMPTTGDPHSLDQCCILPSAASEGPEEPGDSHPGWKASTAEARPAKPGGTGDSSLKGQKASAGEEDSDSSGEESPEEDGESLCEAEAKEDGKAAPKKVGVPQAQRFKGDIAEGSEYLYKTHMCPECKRCFKKRTHLVEHLHLHFPDPSLQCPNCHKYFTSKSKLKIHMMRETGEKAHRCPLCHYSSVEKNALNRHMASMHEDISNFYSDVYSCPVCEEKFRLSQALKEHLKTHKTEPKRLSCFHGDCNYCAEDRKEFVRHLKDAHGIKAVECKYHACSLLFGTAEAMEAHRKTHYAFHCQQCDFICSNKHVFRKHKKQGHPGSEQLQCSFCPYATFNPVEFHDHVGKMHANEKIHKCTECAFATAHKRVLIRHMLLHTGEKPHKCELCNFTCRDVSYLSKHMLTHSNDKNFMCTECGYITKWKHYLNVHMRKHTGDLRYQCNQCSYRCHRADQLSSHKLRHQGKSLICEVCGFACKRKYELQKHMQAKHSQNYQVPIFQCQYCTYQTKYKQALLNHENCKHTKQKEFRCALCSYCTFSNTSLFFHKRKIHGYVPGDKDWLENYASKELEISSSEALFGYEVSAALHVDASSPLTGKEQWMKETPSQVESQGEESYQQVFMMPLLEQDAAPPESSSKAERGEGEQSCPIVGNALEDDCVRGNAATGSTELTVSEDVAESCTLHLEALNVSSDPLLENLTGQACVTQPESVEMLSCKEPPGAYELLGSQDGLGLEDSGNTLEDIPDFEEEVDVQEDKVVKGSIAAGDNQGKDTLKQDMGHLEGSCSDHHKVMADTEERETSQAKLPEAWLSMLKTPEQGHLPVPEDVPTSGDNARGGSESELKALRKQDKEQAETLVLEGRVQMLVVQSESQVFKCEKCSYITRKEKSMSLHSKASCQSRRAPLVCRECGASFKQQRGLNTHLLKKCPVLLKNKILKPTNQEAPGLCQPADQPGDNGTETAESEKGGSEESGHAESPWEAELLPDKTQAAGIPLTGAQTSGCHASEKSLLGDSTEVAEEPPQQGGGTEPGGAAGASQPGKPSEKYRLEGGKLHCNACSFVCSRVTTITSHVEDGCRNLEQFWCSQCPETFRSRRALKSHCAEKHIVHPEDEPQRTELPEGDPLSVEKDQTSELPLDAAPPKATLPKRRRFSCPTCPFTCHQERAMKTHKKRGCVTLGEFRCTSCPFTSKVAKALRLHRRLHRKHYSKRPQLQCRQCEFTCKQARCLRQHIRIKHEGVKPHKCRYCEFSTTRRYRLEAHQSLHTGVGRIACGICSQTFGTNSKLRIHRLRVHEKTPTHFCPLCDYSSYLQNDITRHVNSCHHGELNFGCSRCEARFSSETALKQHVLRRHEEKVSYSCPRCDFVCHSEATLKCHVQKQHPHLECSTCKETFATREALEEHKTQHFSHRCELCSFAAKERQQLVRHYMESHEPAAPQDKPLHCPFCDFACQHQLVFDQHMKGHGGTRVYKCSDCEYTTKNRQKITWHIRIHTGEKPYKCHLCKYACADPSRLKA